A part of Clostridium novyi genomic DNA contains:
- a CDS encoding HD-GYP domain-containing protein — translation MRKVSISQINDGQILAKAVYDASGRMLLSAGTSLKPGYKMRLNNIGVLSVFIDDEFSKDVEIDDILSEKTREETKSVLKYRLTRFTNNNYFCKNEMLKIADTIIEDILSREKVIINISDIKHKDEQLYQHSISVCALSIIMGIYLKYPEDKLKEMAIGALLHDIGKLLTPNDIMINLQNNPLSHEEFEIFKSHPIDGYEILNTNKNISYISKAIILMHHEHCDGTGFPLGLTEDKLHETVKIVSICDTFDNLTSDFSGYKKMEIYKALEYLVAMGETLFDKTLVNTFIKIIAAYPCGTIVKLSTNDYGIVLKQNPSFPLRPIINVILDQNKNKLDIPKQLDLSKENTVFIVDTIDTI, via the coding sequence ATGAGAAAAGTATCTATTTCACAAATAAACGATGGACAAATATTAGCTAAAGCGGTTTATGATGCTTCTGGTAGAATGCTCCTTTCCGCAGGTACTAGCTTAAAACCAGGATATAAAATGAGACTAAATAATATAGGAGTATTGTCTGTTTTTATAGATGATGAATTTTCTAAAGATGTTGAAATAGACGACATACTTTCAGAAAAAACCCGTGAAGAAACTAAGTCAGTTCTAAAATATAGATTGACAAGATTTACAAACAATAATTACTTTTGTAAAAATGAAATGTTGAAAATAGCTGATACAATTATCGAAGATATACTGTCTCGGGAAAAAGTTATAATTAATATTTCAGATATAAAACATAAGGATGAACAGCTTTACCAACATTCTATAAGCGTTTGTGCTTTATCTATAATAATGGGAATATATTTAAAATATCCTGAAGATAAACTTAAAGAAATGGCAATTGGTGCACTATTACATGATATTGGTAAGCTCCTAACCCCTAATGATATAATGATAAACCTTCAAAATAACCCTCTATCTCATGAGGAATTTGAAATTTTTAAATCTCATCCTATAGATGGATATGAAATTTTAAATACAAACAAAAATATAAGCTACATATCTAAGGCGATTATACTTATGCACCATGAACATTGTGATGGAACTGGTTTCCCCTTAGGATTAACTGAAGATAAATTGCATGAGACAGTAAAAATTGTATCTATATGTGATACCTTTGATAATTTAACATCTGATTTTAGTGGTTATAAAAAGATGGAAATTTATAAAGCATTAGAATATCTAGTAGCTATGGGTGAAACTTTATTTGATAAAACATTAGTAAATACATTTATTAAAATCATAGCCGCTTATCCTTGTGGTACAATTGTTAAATTAAGTACCAACGATTACGGTATTGTTTTAAAACAAAACCCTTCATTTCCTTTAAGACCAATAATAAATGTAATCTTAGACCAAAACAAAAACAAACTAGATATACCTAAGCAATTAGATTTATCTAAAGAAAATACTGTATTTATTGTTGACACAATAGACACTATTTAA
- a CDS encoding cell wall-binding repeat-containing protein, whose translation MITSRGLNKKFKIVLGIEIILAIIIIYVICFYKPNYYSEFHEKSFKVTQNICTSNTTRIAGKDFYETAISISQLNYPSTFYNNRPNAVILVRGDKKEDAILSSRLMHDPINAPILYINKRNIPKVTLDEIRRLNPKGICIDGNNKIIIIGDVDDSIKNQLRENHFKFRHINGKDPFILGKNIDDYYSALNGNHKDIVMTVPVDMADYALAETAWSAYSGDPILFIKRNEVPKETCQALHLRHGGSYMYLLGNDNFIEKRTKEELLKHGHLQHISLGESIYAQSTSFALFRDIGKNSAWWLHKSPRQFGWGISESGHNFIFVNPDEWQSAVAASGLCFKSKCGPMILVQDNKIPEDVINYLKIVKPMKTHPQGQIYNSGWIIGKEQNINRNVQSQLDEFLNYGED comes from the coding sequence ATGATTACAAGTAGAGGATTAAACAAGAAGTTTAAAATAGTTTTAGGGATTGAGATTATTTTAGCTATTATAATCATATATGTTATATGTTTTTATAAACCAAATTATTATAGTGAATTTCATGAAAAAAGTTTTAAAGTTACACAAAATATTTGTACATCTAACACCACTAGAATAGCTGGAAAAGATTTTTATGAAACTGCAATTTCTATTTCTCAATTAAATTATCCATCAACATTTTACAACAATAGACCTAATGCAGTTATATTAGTTCGTGGAGATAAAAAGGAAGATGCTATTTTGTCATCAAGACTTATGCATGATCCAATAAATGCTCCAATACTTTATATAAATAAAAGGAATATACCTAAGGTAACATTGGATGAAATAAGAAGATTAAATCCAAAGGGAATATGTATAGATGGAAATAATAAAATTATTATAATTGGAGATGTAGATGATAGTATAAAAAATCAATTAAGAGAAAATCATTTTAAATTCAGGCATATAAATGGTAAAGACCCTTTTATTCTTGGTAAAAATATTGATGACTACTATTCTGCTTTAAATGGAAATCATAAAGATATTGTAATGACTGTTCCAGTTGATATGGCAGATTATGCATTAGCTGAAACGGCATGGTCAGCATATTCTGGTGATCCAATATTGTTTATAAAGAGAAATGAGGTTCCAAAGGAAACGTGTCAGGCATTACATTTAAGGCATGGGGGATCTTATATGTATCTTTTAGGCAATGATAACTTTATTGAAAAAAGGACAAAAGAAGAGCTTTTAAAGCATGGACATCTTCAACATATTTCATTAGGAGAGAGTATATATGCTCAATCCACAAGTTTTGCGCTATTTAGAGATATAGGAAAAAATTCTGCATGGTGGTTGCATAAAAGTCCTAGGCAGTTTGGATGGGGAATATCTGAATCTGGACATAATTTTATTTTTGTAAATCCTGATGAATGGCAAAGTGCTGTGGCTGCATCTGGACTTTGTTTTAAGTCTAAATGTGGACCTATGATATTAGTACAAGATAACAAAATTCCTGAAGACGTAATAAATTACTTAAAGATTGTAAAGCCTATGAAGACTCACCCACAAGGACAAATATATAATTCTGGTTGGATTATTGGAAAAGAACAAAATATAAATAGAAATGTTCAATCACAATTAGATGAGTTTTTAAATTATGGGGAGGATTAA
- a CDS encoding DUF1657 domain-containing protein gives MTVINKLNQTLELLKSAESNFRTFSLDTQDQNAKQMYSQLADSTLQSVNTLQSRINFVMSEEPQYQPQKPKVPIQNLENS, from the coding sequence ATGACAGTTATAAATAAACTAAATCAAACTTTAGAGCTTTTAAAAAGTGCTGAATCTAATTTTAGAACCTTTTCTTTAGATACTCAAGATCAAAATGCTAAACAAATGTATTCGCAACTAGCAGATAGTACACTTCAATCTGTTAATACATTACAAAGCAGAATAAATTTTGTTATGAGCGAAGAACCTCAATATCAGCCTCAAAAACCTAAAGTTCCAATTCAAAACCTTGAAAATAGCTAA
- a CDS encoding DEAD/DEAH box helicase, whose amino-acid sequence MEKIKFEDLPISDEIKRAIADMGFEAPSPIQEKAIPFILSGKDIIGQAQTGTGKTAAFGIPALDTIDLDNKSLQIMVLCPTRELAIQATQEVHKLGKYKKGINVLAVYGGQPIDRQIKALKRGVQIIIGTPGRVIDHIRRKTLKTDNIKMIVLDEADEMLDMGFRDDIETIIQAIPQNRQTILFSATMAKAIIELSKKYQNNAEFIKVVHKQLTVPNIEQRYLEVKENNKLEVLSRLIDMRNPKLSVIFCNTKKRVDEVVSQLQARGYFAEGLHGDMKQPQRDRVMNKFRNGTIEILVATDVAARGIDVDDVEAVFNYDLPQDEEYYVHRIGRTGRAGRSGIAFTFVAGKAIRKLRDIERYTKTKVKRAEIPSASDVEEFKVNAFLEKVKGTIEEGHLGKYIDYIENLLDEDYATIDIAAALLKMSLGEEKKEEILDINEEIGDTGAEPGMVRLFINIGRNNKIQARDVIGAIAGETGIAGKVIGKIDIYDKFTFVEVPKENAREVLEIMKNNTIKGKKINIEPANAR is encoded by the coding sequence ATGGAAAAAATTAAGTTTGAAGATTTACCGATATCAGATGAAATAAAAAGAGCAATTGCGGATATGGGATTTGAGGCTCCATCTCCAATTCAAGAAAAAGCAATTCCTTTTATATTAAGTGGAAAAGATATAATTGGTCAGGCACAAACAGGAACAGGAAAGACAGCTGCTTTCGGAATACCAGCTTTAGATACTATAGATTTAGACAATAAGAGTTTGCAAATTATGGTGTTGTGCCCTACAAGAGAATTAGCAATTCAAGCTACACAGGAAGTTCATAAGCTTGGAAAATACAAAAAAGGCATAAATGTTCTTGCTGTATATGGAGGTCAACCTATAGATCGCCAAATTAAAGCTTTAAAAAGAGGTGTTCAAATAATAATAGGAACTCCGGGACGTGTAATAGATCATATAAGACGTAAGACTTTAAAGACTGACAATATAAAAATGATAGTCCTAGATGAAGCTGATGAAATGCTTGATATGGGATTTAGAGATGATATAGAAACAATAATACAAGCAATACCACAAAACAGACAAACCATACTATTCTCTGCTACAATGGCAAAAGCAATAATAGAACTAAGCAAAAAATATCAAAATAATGCAGAATTCATAAAAGTAGTTCACAAACAACTAACAGTTCCTAATATAGAGCAAAGATACTTAGAAGTAAAAGAAAACAATAAACTTGAAGTATTATCAAGATTAATAGATATGAGAAATCCAAAATTATCTGTAATTTTCTGTAATACAAAAAAGAGAGTTGATGAAGTAGTATCACAACTTCAAGCAAGAGGATATTTTGCAGAAGGTCTTCATGGAGATATGAAGCAACCTCAAAGAGATAGAGTAATGAATAAATTTAGAAATGGAACTATTGAAATATTAGTAGCCACTGACGTAGCTGCAAGAGGAATAGACGTTGATGATGTTGAAGCTGTTTTCAATTATGACTTACCTCAAGATGAAGAATATTATGTTCATAGAATAGGTAGAACAGGAAGAGCTGGAAGATCAGGAATTGCATTTACATTTGTTGCAGGAAAGGCAATTCGTAAATTAAGGGATATTGAAAGATATACTAAGACAAAGGTTAAACGTGCAGAAATACCTTCAGCTAGTGATGTAGAAGAATTTAAAGTAAATGCCTTTTTAGAAAAAGTAAAAGGTACTATAGAAGAGGGACATTTAGGAAAGTATATAGACTATATAGAAAATCTTCTTGATGAGGATTATGCAACTATAGATATAGCAGCAGCACTATTAAAGATGTCTTTAGGAGAAGAAAAGAAAGAAGAAATCCTAGATATTAACGAAGAAATTGGAGATACAGGTGCAGAACCAGGAATGGTTAGACTATTTATAAATATAGGACGTAATAATAAGATTCAAGCAAGAGATGTTATCGGAGCTATTGCTGGAGAAACAGGTATTGCAGGAAAAGTAATAGGTAAAATAGATATTTATGATAAATTTACTTTTGTAGAAGTTCCAAAAGAAAATGCTAGAGAAGTTTTAGAGATAATGAAGAATAATACAATAAAAGGTAAGAAAATAAACATCGAACCTGCTAATGCAAGATAG
- a CDS encoding radical SAM protein gives MLTKCNLCYRNCGVNRLDKKLGFCKSSDKVKLARVSLHHWEEPCISGTSGSGTIFFSNCNLKCVFCQNHLISTNGIGKEISITRLSEIFLEQQSKGAHNINLVTPSHFVPQIIKALKIAKNRGLTIPIVYNTNSYENIETIKALKGYIDIYLPDLKYYKDLYAIKYSNAPNYFKVASKVILEMFHQVGKPKFDKNGLMTRGVIVRHLMIPGLLFDSKKIVDYLYKTYKNSIYISIMNQYTPTDNLINYPEINKTINPKHYTSLIDYCVSLGIINAFIQDEGTATESFIPNFDLKGI, from the coding sequence ATGCTTACTAAGTGTAATTTATGCTATAGAAATTGTGGTGTAAATAGACTAGACAAAAAGCTTGGATTTTGTAAATCCTCAGATAAAGTAAAATTAGCAAGGGTATCACTACATCATTGGGAAGAACCTTGTATATCAGGCACTTCAGGTTCAGGTACTATATTTTTTTCTAACTGTAATTTGAAATGTGTATTCTGCCAAAATCATTTAATAAGTACTAACGGAATAGGCAAAGAAATTTCTATTACACGATTAAGCGAAATTTTTTTGGAACAACAAAGTAAAGGAGCTCATAATATAAATCTTGTAACTCCTTCTCACTTTGTACCACAAATAATAAAAGCACTTAAAATAGCTAAAAATAGAGGATTAACAATTCCTATTGTATATAATACTAATAGTTATGAAAACATAGAAACTATAAAAGCTTTAAAAGGTTATATAGATATCTATTTACCTGATCTTAAATATTATAAAGACCTCTATGCAATTAAATATTCAAATGCTCCTAATTATTTTAAAGTAGCTTCTAAAGTAATATTAGAAATGTTTCACCAAGTTGGCAAACCTAAATTCGATAAAAATGGATTAATGACTCGTGGCGTTATTGTTCGTCACTTAATGATTCCAGGACTTCTTTTTGATTCAAAAAAAATAGTAGATTATTTATATAAAACTTATAAAAACTCAATATATATAAGCATTATGAACCAATATACACCAACTGATAATCTTATTAACTATCCTGAAATAAATAAAACTATTAATCCTAAACATTACACTTCATTAATAGACTATTGCGTATCATTAGGTATAATTAATGCCTTTATACAAGATGAAGGTACTGCAACAGAAAGCTTTATACCGAATTTCGATTTAAAAGGTATTTAA
- a CDS encoding spore coat protein CotJB has product MDKMLYNYKSRNDLLKKITEVEFAAVDLNLYLDNHPEDSIALERFNEISRDAAKLRKAYEMSFGPLLNFGYSQSNSPWAWTDETWPWELEE; this is encoded by the coding sequence ATGGATAAAATGTTATATAACTATAAATCTCGCAATGATTTATTGAAAAAAATTACCGAAGTTGAATTTGCTGCTGTTGATTTAAATTTATATTTAGATAATCATCCTGAAGATTCAATAGCCTTAGAACGCTTTAACGAAATTTCTAGAGATGCTGCTAAATTAAGAAAAGCATATGAAATGAGTTTTGGTCCTTTATTGAACTTTGGATATTCTCAAAGTAATTCTCCTTGGGCTTGGACGGATGAAACCTGGCCTTGGGAACTTGAAGAATAA
- a CDS encoding DUF4396 domain-containing protein: MKKLSIILSTILCAVLIIGPLGVLKDVIFPKVSTSQENRVHLNTANTTRVIASTPEEMGIEISKILYCNNDKKNKPKSIILLESNNWQDVLSIIPVARKYKGTIITTNKIISTNLRNYINKIIPVGVEELNGTQMIIIGRDIASLNNQLQNIKLKSTYIQYKTTDELQKIIYNMPGIISGEKYGFLVKDNDPLISIPPATWIANQGGVILYANEKNQLYDSSKEILKKGFIKNVYVLAEKSLDGDGILKPYKAKANRIIAFNPESFSVKFAKLNDTDNLVGWGSDRKRSDEGHNYILCSKENPMLAIMASQLSLKGRCGPILWTDGNRLSPITENYLWRMKPNYWLKANEGPYNNVWIIGDNRVINYGIQSRVDYAQGINSYKMMGREGVSGIEVIAIIWSLIGLLGAIWTGLHLFSRMRFLSVFTKMMWILTVLVLGPVGLWVYIISYVNSPWMKANNKVLCMRPIWKQILVATVMGLSFGGSSIITIQYLMTIRGLPLGIFPEKSGVYLLGNPIIILMIVSYIVSFIINIYCFVPTMFIEIKDISYKHAKKEAFVPVVVSITSIFIGIALSMWWLSIVYSPTIPEEDYILWWGFMYLSVLIGGIVSYIPNWLLVKYGKKLGIV, from the coding sequence ATGAAAAAGTTATCAATTATATTATCTACTATATTATGTGCTGTATTGATAATAGGACCTTTAGGGGTATTAAAGGATGTTATATTTCCAAAAGTAAGTACAAGTCAAGAAAATAGAGTTCATTTAAATACGGCAAATACAACAAGGGTAATAGCATCAACACCAGAAGAAATGGGAATAGAAATATCAAAAATTTTATATTGTAATAATGATAAAAAAAATAAACCAAAATCAATTATATTATTAGAGTCAAACAATTGGCAGGATGTTTTATCAATTATACCCGTTGCAAGAAAGTATAAAGGAACAATTATTACTACAAATAAAATAATATCTACAAATCTTCGCAATTATATAAATAAAATAATTCCAGTAGGAGTAGAAGAGTTAAATGGAACTCAGATGATAATTATAGGAAGAGATATAGCTAGTTTAAATAATCAATTACAAAATATAAAATTAAAATCTACATATATTCAATATAAAACAACAGATGAATTACAAAAAATAATATATAACATGCCAGGTATTATAAGTGGAGAAAAATATGGATTTTTAGTTAAAGATAATGATCCTTTAATATCTATTCCCCCAGCTACGTGGATTGCAAATCAAGGAGGAGTAATTTTATATGCTAATGAAAAAAATCAATTATATGATTCTTCTAAAGAAATATTAAAAAAAGGATTTATAAAAAATGTATATGTTTTAGCTGAAAAAAGTCTTGATGGAGATGGTATTTTAAAACCGTATAAAGCAAAGGCTAATAGAATTATTGCTTTTAACCCAGAATCTTTTTCTGTTAAATTTGCAAAATTAAACGATACTGACAATTTAGTGGGGTGGGGATCAGATAGGAAGAGAAGTGATGAAGGACATAATTATATATTATGTTCTAAAGAAAATCCAATGCTAGCAATTATGGCATCACAACTATCATTAAAAGGAAGATGTGGTCCAATATTATGGACTGACGGTAATAGATTATCACCTATAACAGAAAATTATCTTTGGAGAATGAAACCTAATTATTGGTTAAAGGCTAATGAGGGACCTTATAATAATGTTTGGATAATAGGTGATAATAGAGTTATTAACTATGGAATTCAAAGTAGAGTAGATTATGCTCAAGGAATCAATTCATATAAAATGATGGGTAGAGAAGGAGTTAGTGGTATAGAAGTTATAGCAATAATATGGTCATTAATAGGACTGCTAGGAGCTATATGGACTGGACTTCATCTATTTTCAAGAATGAGATTTTTGTCAGTTTTCACTAAAATGATGTGGATACTTACAGTATTGGTTTTAGGACCTGTAGGGCTATGGGTATATATAATATCTTATGTTAATTCACCATGGATGAAAGCAAATAACAAAGTATTATGCATGAGACCAATATGGAAACAAATTTTAGTTGCAACAGTTATGGGGTTATCCTTTGGAGGATCTTCTATTATAACAATACAATATCTTATGACTATTAGAGGATTACCTTTAGGTATATTTCCAGAAAAATCAGGGGTTTATTTATTAGGTAATCCAATAATAATTTTAATGATAGTATCATATATAGTATCTTTTATTATAAATATATATTGTTTTGTACCTACTATGTTTATTGAAATTAAGGATATATCATATAAACATGCAAAAAAAGAGGCCTTTGTACCTGTAGTTGTTTCCATAACTTCAATATTTATAGGAATTGCTCTTAGTATGTGGTGGTTAAGTATAGTGTATTCTCCTACAATTCCAGAAGAAGATTATATACTTTGGTGGGGATTTATGTATTTATCAGTATTAATAGGTGGAATTGTATCATATATACCTAATTGGCTTTTAGTAAAGTATGGAAAAAAACTTGGTATTGTATAA
- a CDS encoding helix-turn-helix domain-containing protein, with protein MLNGKKIREFRLNLGYTAKDIESLTKNPKYKTSISKSYLEELERGDKKNPSFQKIVVLASILRCKIDDLILNSDSYI; from the coding sequence ATGTTAAATGGTAAAAAGATCAGAGAGTTTAGATTAAATTTGGGCTATACTGCAAAGGATATAGAAAGTCTAACTAAGAATCCTAAATATAAAACATCTATTTCTAAATCCTATTTAGAAGAATTAGAAAGAGGGGATAAAAAAAATCCTAGTTTTCAAAAAATAGTTGTTCTCGCTAGTATTTTAAGATGTAAAATTGATGATCTGATATTAAATTCAGATTCATATATATAA
- a CDS encoding TIGR01212 family radical SAM protein (This family includes YhcC from E. coli K-12, an uncharacterized radical SAM protein.): MKEKWGDKRYHTLNYFLREKFGEKVFKISLDAGFSCPNRDGTISKGGCIYCSERGSGDFAGDRNFSISYQFNNIKEMMKNKWKQGKYIAYFQAYTNTYASVSELRKKYEEAINQDGVVALAIATRPDCLSDEIINLISECNKKIYTWVELGLQTSNENTAKIINRGYELPIFEDSLNRLRNKNIDVVVHTIFGLPGEEKEDMLNTIKYLREKDIQGIKIHLLHLLKGTPMVKLYNQGKLKFLEQDEYIDIIIEAVSMLPQNIVIHRLTGDAPRSLIIGPMWSLKKWEVLNAIDRKFEQENIYQGKKYNKN; encoded by the coding sequence ATGAAAGAAAAATGGGGAGATAAAAGATATCATACTTTAAATTATTTTTTAAGAGAAAAGTTTGGAGAAAAGGTATTTAAAATATCTTTAGATGCAGGATTTTCATGTCCTAATAGAGATGGAACAATAAGTAAGGGGGGATGTATATATTGCAGTGAAAGAGGATCAGGGGATTTTGCAGGTGATAGAAATTTTTCTATAAGTTATCAGTTCAATAATATAAAAGAAATGATGAAAAATAAATGGAAACAAGGAAAGTACATAGCTTATTTTCAAGCATATACAAATACTTATGCTTCTGTATCTGAACTTAGAAAAAAGTATGAGGAAGCCATAAATCAAGATGGAGTAGTAGCCCTTGCAATTGCTACTAGACCGGATTGTCTAAGTGATGAAATTATAAATTTAATTAGTGAGTGCAATAAAAAAATATATACATGGGTAGAATTAGGACTACAAACTAGTAATGAAAATACTGCAAAAATTATAAATAGAGGATATGAATTACCTATTTTTGAGGATTCTCTAAATAGACTTAGAAATAAAAATATTGATGTTGTGGTTCATACAATTTTTGGACTTCCTGGAGAAGAAAAAGAAGATATGCTAAATACTATAAAATATTTAAGGGAAAAAGATATACAAGGAATAAAAATTCATCTTTTACATTTGCTTAAAGGGACTCCTATGGTTAAATTATATAATCAGGGAAAACTTAAGTTTTTAGAACAGGATGAATATATAGATATAATAATTGAAGCTGTAAGTATGTTACCTCAAAATATAGTTATACATAGATTAACTGGAGATGCTCCTAGAAGTTTAATAATAGGACCTATGTGGAGTTTAAAAAAATGGGAAGTTTTAAATGCCATAGATAGGAAATTTGAACAGGAAAATATATACCAAGGGAAAAAATATAATAAAAATTAA
- a CDS encoding spore coat associated protein CotJA: protein MYQNFMPYPNPMHMFNSRYAMPQNCQMQLVKAYFANQPYTGIFRVDEALYKGTVFPNIYAAYPPAIGQFDNRRM from the coding sequence ATGTATCAAAATTTTATGCCCTACCCTAATCCAATGCATATGTTTAACTCTAGATATGCAATGCCACAAAATTGTCAAATGCAATTAGTTAAAGCTTACTTTGCAAATCAACCTTATACAGGAATTTTTAGGGTAGATGAAGCATTATATAAGGGTACTGTATTTCCAAATATTTATGCTGCTTACCCTCCAGCAATAGGTCAATTTGATAATAGGAGGATGTAA
- a CDS encoding heme NO-binding domain-containing protein — protein sequence MKGTIVATWLNTCRKIYDNQVVSSAMNSVGWKENRIFSPIENIDDNDVKKIMEEIAHSKHISINELWKTIGKDNILTFHKDFPAFFQHENLYSFFRSMFDVHVEMVKKFKGAQPPIIDIKPISSRKAIFKYKSKRCMYDYCLGLIEGSADYFKENLNVETITNKDGELILELTFEKDIFYKKVYNFNKILSLGFMKSIASKVGVCTFLITSICSIFLFGSDNILKGCSLSLISSLVSFFVVFMLQRPIKIIEDEIKKINNNNYTEDGEIVTGDIFENLYNLLKKYRKTVRADFVGFKGVTDEMSTFVRNINVISDSMMRTSEEISEVVEEVANGAVNQAENTQSAATVLNGSIESLKEIVSIENKNKQQLEEAIQKIDNSYVNVDNASKNIIESLMKFKEVKNDGVELEGKAHSINDIVLIVSQISEQTNLLALNASIEAARAGESGKGFSVVAEEVRKLAEQTQSAVEQINFNLGEFVKSIQILVSKIESQYSVLEEENNNLQEVRDISLDATKSIQTVSKSMIKTIDDLSRESDTISQIYNNIESLSAIAEENSASSQEVSANVSNYTNEIKNLIGNISEFKKLAEEFKDKLSKYNI from the coding sequence ATGAAAGGTACTATAGTAGCTACTTGGCTTAATACTTGTAGAAAGATTTATGATAACCAAGTAGTTAGTTCAGCTATGAATTCAGTTGGATGGAAAGAAAACAGAATATTTTCGCCTATAGAAAATATTGATGATAATGATGTAAAGAAGATAATGGAGGAGATAGCTCATAGTAAACATATAAGTATTAATGAGCTTTGGAAGACTATAGGTAAAGATAACATTTTAACCTTCCACAAAGATTTTCCAGCATTTTTTCAACATGAAAATTTATATTCATTTTTTAGATCTATGTTTGATGTTCATGTAGAAATGGTTAAAAAATTTAAAGGTGCACAACCACCTATTATAGATATAAAGCCCATTTCTAGTAGAAAGGCAATTTTTAAATATAAATCAAAGAGATGTATGTATGATTATTGTTTAGGATTAATCGAGGGAAGTGCAGATTATTTTAAGGAAAATTTAAATGTTGAGACAATAACTAATAAAGATGGTGAATTGATTTTAGAGTTAACTTTTGAAAAAGATATATTTTATAAAAAGGTTTATAATTTTAATAAAATTTTATCTTTAGGATTTATGAAGAGTATAGCTAGTAAGGTTGGGGTATGTACATTTTTAATAACTAGTATTTGTAGTATATTTTTATTTGGTTCTGATAATATTTTAAAAGGATGTAGTCTATCGTTAATATCATCATTAGTTTCATTTTTTGTAGTGTTTATGTTACAAAGGCCTATAAAAATTATTGAAGATGAAATTAAAAAAATTAATAATAATAATTATACAGAAGATGGTGAAATAGTTACAGGAGATATTTTTGAGAACTTATACAATTTACTAAAGAAATATAGAAAAACTGTTAGAGCTGATTTTGTTGGATTTAAAGGTGTAACTGATGAAATGAGCACATTTGTGAGAAATATAAATGTAATATCAGATTCTATGATGAGAACTTCAGAGGAAATATCAGAAGTAGTTGAAGAAGTGGCAAATGGGGCTGTAAATCAAGCCGAAAATACGCAAAGTGCAGCTACAGTTTTAAATGGAAGTATAGAGTCTTTAAAGGAAATAGTAAGTATTGAAAATAAAAATAAGCAGCAGTTGGAAGAGGCAATACAAAAAATAGACAACAGTTATGTTAATGTAGATAATGCTAGTAAAAATATAATAGAATCACTTATGAAGTTTAAAGAAGTAAAAAATGATGGAGTAGAACTTGAAGGAAAAGCTCATAGCATTAATGATATAGTTTTAATAGTATCACAGATATCAGAGCAAACAAATCTTTTAGCATTAAATGCTTCCATTGAAGCTGCAAGAGCAGGAGAGTCAGGAAAAGGATTTTCAGTAGTTGCAGAAGAAGTTAGAAAACTTGCAGAACAAACACAAAGTGCTGTTGAGCAGATAAACTTTAATTTAGGGGAATTTGTTAAGTCTATTCAAATTTTAGTAAGTAAGATAGAATCTCAATATTCTGTATTAGAAGAAGAAAATAATAATCTTCAAGAAGTTAGGGATATAAGTTTAGATGCTACAAAATCAATACAAACTGTATCAAAATCGATGATAAAAACTATAGATGATTTAAGTCGAGAATCAGATACTATATCACAAATATATAATAATATAGAATCTTTATCTGCAATTGCAGAAGAAAATTCTGCATCATCACAGGAAGTTAGTGCCAATGTGTCCAATTATACAAATGAAATAAAGAATTTAATAGGAAATATTTCAGAGTTCAAAAAATTAGCAGAAGAGTTTAAAGATAAATTAAGTAAGTACAATATATGA